In one Paramisgurnus dabryanus chromosome 21, PD_genome_1.1, whole genome shotgun sequence genomic region, the following are encoded:
- the LOC135775216 gene encoding torsin-1A-like isoform X1 gives MKSKDIFVLFFLLPIVTVESGFLDFINVFRDKDNLRPFDAKEFGKDLRNSLYGQDIALKMIQKSVSWFIKDSNPSKPLVLSLHGPTGVGKTYVTKIIARNIYEMGEKSQHVHTFIATYHFPLKAQVKIYEAQLKQWILGNVSSFPRSMFIFDETEKMNSRLIDTIKHFLDYVPKVDGVSFHNAIFIFISQTGGNVINKLAVDYWRKGEETEELHINTNGMESEIQDIFKDKSSGFWQSCLIESHLVDHFIPFLPLKLKDVRKCVLDEMVKRNIPINRNLADKVAGNMKYFPPEEKIFSVTGCKSVKQKLVLYTHDTDTL, from the exons atgaaatccaaAGATATATTTGTGCTGTTTTTTCTGTTACCTATTGTAACAGTTGAGTCAGGATTCTTAGATTTTATCAATGTGTTTCGCGACAAAGACAATTTACGACCTTTTGATGCTAAAG AGTTTGGAAAAGATCTAAGGAATTCCTTATATGGGCAAGACATTGCACTGAAAATGATACAGAAATCTGTGTCCTGGTTTATAAAAGATTCAAATCCATCAAAACCACTGGTCCTTTCTCTACATGGACCAACAGGGGTAGGAAAAACGTACGTCACCAAGATCATTGCAAGGAATATTTATGAAATGGGGGAGAAAAGCCAACATGTCCACACATTCATAGCCACATATCACTTCCCACTCAAAGCCCAGGTAAAGATATATGAA GCTCAACTAAAACAGTGGATTCTTGGAAATGTATCAAGTTTTCCTCGctcaatgtttatatttgatgaAACGGAGAAGATGAACTCACGTCTGATTGacaccataaaacattttctggacTACGTGCCCAAAGTAGATGGAGTGTCATTCCACAATGCAATCTTCATTTTTATCAG TCAAACAGGTGGAAATGTGATCAACAAACTGGCTGTGGATTACTGGAGAAAGGGTGAAGAGACAGAAGAACTACATATCAACACAAATGGAATGGAGAGTGAAATTCAAGACATCTTCAAAGATAAGAGCA GTGGATTTTGGCAATCCTGTCTAATAGAAAGTCACCTGGTGGATCACTTTATTCCTTTCCTGCCTCTGAAACTCAAGGATGTACGCAAATGTGTTCTGGATGAAATGGTCAAAAGGAATATCCCGATTAATCGTAATTTGGCAGATAAAGTGGCCGGAAACATGAAGTATTTTCCACCAGAAGAGAAAATCTTCTCTGTTACAGGCTGCAAGTCAGTCAAACAGAAGTTGGTGCTGTATACTCACGATACTGATACATTGTAG
- the LOC135775216 gene encoding torsin-1A-like isoform X2: MKSKDIFVLFFLLPIVTVESGFLDFINVFRDKDNLRPFDAKEFGKDLRNSLYGQDIALKMIQKSVSWFIKDSNPSKPLVLSLHGPTGVGKTYVTKIIARNIYEMGEKSQHVHTFIATYHFPLKAQAQLKQWILGNVSSFPRSMFIFDETEKMNSRLIDTIKHFLDYVPKVDGVSFHNAIFIFISQTGGNVINKLAVDYWRKGEETEELHINTNGMESEIQDIFKDKSSGFWQSCLIESHLVDHFIPFLPLKLKDVRKCVLDEMVKRNIPINRNLADKVAGNMKYFPPEEKIFSVTGCKSVKQKLVLYTHDTDTL, encoded by the exons atgaaatccaaAGATATATTTGTGCTGTTTTTTCTGTTACCTATTGTAACAGTTGAGTCAGGATTCTTAGATTTTATCAATGTGTTTCGCGACAAAGACAATTTACGACCTTTTGATGCTAAAG AGTTTGGAAAAGATCTAAGGAATTCCTTATATGGGCAAGACATTGCACTGAAAATGATACAGAAATCTGTGTCCTGGTTTATAAAAGATTCAAATCCATCAAAACCACTGGTCCTTTCTCTACATGGACCAACAGGGGTAGGAAAAACGTACGTCACCAAGATCATTGCAAGGAATATTTATGAAATGGGGGAGAAAAGCCAACATGTCCACACATTCATAGCCACATATCACTTCCCACTCAAAGCCCAG GCTCAACTAAAACAGTGGATTCTTGGAAATGTATCAAGTTTTCCTCGctcaatgtttatatttgatgaAACGGAGAAGATGAACTCACGTCTGATTGacaccataaaacattttctggacTACGTGCCCAAAGTAGATGGAGTGTCATTCCACAATGCAATCTTCATTTTTATCAG TCAAACAGGTGGAAATGTGATCAACAAACTGGCTGTGGATTACTGGAGAAAGGGTGAAGAGACAGAAGAACTACATATCAACACAAATGGAATGGAGAGTGAAATTCAAGACATCTTCAAAGATAAGAGCA GTGGATTTTGGCAATCCTGTCTAATAGAAAGTCACCTGGTGGATCACTTTATTCCTTTCCTGCCTCTGAAACTCAAGGATGTACGCAAATGTGTTCTGGATGAAATGGTCAAAAGGAATATCCCGATTAATCGTAATTTGGCAGATAAAGTGGCCGGAAACATGAAGTATTTTCCACCAGAAGAGAAAATCTTCTCTGTTACAGGCTGCAAGTCAGTCAAACAGAAGTTGGTGCTGTATACTCACGATACTGATACATTGTAG
- the LOC135775216 gene encoding torsin-1A-like isoform X3, translating to MKSKDIFVLFFLLPIVTVESGFLDFINVFRDKDNLRPFDAKEFGKDLRNSLYGQDIALKMIQKSVSWFIKDSNPSKPLVLSLHGPTGVGKTYVTKIIARNIYEMGEKSQHVHTFIATYHFPLKAQVKIYEAQLKQWILGNVSSFPRSMFIFDETEKMNSRLIDTIKHFLDYVPKVDGVSFHNAIFIFISQTGGNVINKLAVDYWRKGEETEELHINTNGMESEIQDIFKDKSIHPRTYQFVLQVDFGNPV from the exons atgaaatccaaAGATATATTTGTGCTGTTTTTTCTGTTACCTATTGTAACAGTTGAGTCAGGATTCTTAGATTTTATCAATGTGTTTCGCGACAAAGACAATTTACGACCTTTTGATGCTAAAG AGTTTGGAAAAGATCTAAGGAATTCCTTATATGGGCAAGACATTGCACTGAAAATGATACAGAAATCTGTGTCCTGGTTTATAAAAGATTCAAATCCATCAAAACCACTGGTCCTTTCTCTACATGGACCAACAGGGGTAGGAAAAACGTACGTCACCAAGATCATTGCAAGGAATATTTATGAAATGGGGGAGAAAAGCCAACATGTCCACACATTCATAGCCACATATCACTTCCCACTCAAAGCCCAGGTAAAGATATATGAA GCTCAACTAAAACAGTGGATTCTTGGAAATGTATCAAGTTTTCCTCGctcaatgtttatatttgatgaAACGGAGAAGATGAACTCACGTCTGATTGacaccataaaacattttctggacTACGTGCCCAAAGTAGATGGAGTGTCATTCCACAATGCAATCTTCATTTTTATCAG TCAAACAGGTGGAAATGTGATCAACAAACTGGCTGTGGATTACTGGAGAAAGGGTGAAGAGACAGAAGAACTACATATCAACACAAATGGAATGGAGAGTGAAATTCAAGACATCTTCAAAGATAAGAGCA TTCACCCAAGAACATATCAATTTGTTCTGCAGGTGGATTTTGGCAATCCTGTCTAA
- the LOC135776016 gene encoding torsin-1A-like, which produces MKSEKIFLLFFLLPIITVETGVFDFINVFRDKDDLRPFDYLEFEDDLRKSLYGQHIAVELILEAVFWFMKTPNPSKPLVLSLHGSAGVGKTYVTKIIARNIYEMGEKSKHVHTFIAKYHFPYLAKIKMYKAQLKQWIYGNVSSFPRSMFIFEQTDYMNPLLIEAIKHFLECTAHVDGVSFRKAIFIFISNTGQTEINNIALNFWREGKGREEIHMNSKGMETQIYQDIFSNKYSGFWHSCLIDENLVDDYIPFLPLELKHVRQCVLAEMANMNINKDQYPDFADTVARKMYFFPPEEKIFSVKGCKTVKELLRMYLDQ; this is translated from the exons atgaaatcagaaaaaatatttcTGCTGTTTTTTCTGTTACCAATTATAACAGTTGAGACAGGAGTCTTTGACTTTATCAATGTGTTTCGGGACAAAGATGATTTACGACCTTTTGATTATTTGG AGTTTGAGGATGATCTgaggaagtccttatatgggcagcACATTGCAGTGGAATTGATACTGGAAGCTGTATTTTGGTTTATGAAAACTCCAAATCCATCAAAACCACTCGTCCTGTCTTTACATGGATCAGCAGGAGTGGGAAAAACTTATGTCACCAAGATCATTGCAAGGAATATTTATGAAATGGGGGAAAAGAGCAAACATGTCCACACATTCATAGCCAAATATCACTTCCCATACCTAGCCAAGATAAAGATGTATAAA GCTCAGCTTAAACAGTGGATTTATGGAAATGTATCAAGTTTTCCTCGCTCCATGTTTATATTTGAACAAACAGATTATATGAACCCACTTTTGATTGAAGCCATAAAACATTTCCTGGAATGCACAGCCCATGTAGATGGAGTGTCATTCAGGAAAGCAATCTTCATTTTTATCAG taaTACAGGTCAGACGGAGATCAATAACATAGCTCTGAATTTCTGGAGGGAAGGTAAAGGCAGAGAAGAAATACACATGAACAGCAAGGGAATGGAGACTCAAATTTATCAAGATATCTTCAGCAATAAATACA GTGGATTTTGGCATTCCTGTCTAATAGATGAAAACCTGGTGGATGATTATATTCCTTTCCTACCTCTGGAACTGAAGCATGTACGTCAATGTGTTCTGGCTGAAATGGCCAATATGAACATCAATAAAGACCAGTACCCAGATTTTGCAGACACAGTGGCCAGAAAGATGTACTTCTTCCCTCCAGAGGAGAAAATCTTCTCTGTTAAAGGCTGTAAGACAGTCAAAGAGCTGTTAAGGATGTATCTTGATCAATAG